A stretch of the Takifugu flavidus isolate HTHZ2018 chromosome 1, ASM371156v2, whole genome shotgun sequence genome encodes the following:
- the lrrc3 gene encoding leucine-rich repeat-containing protein 3: MQDRAGPDMPKKTPFALLWSLLLATLILNPPVMACPSSCHCIEKSGMTVVQCISRGLDKIPSDLPRDTVVLLLGSNHITHIPNHAFRELHYLQELDLSNNDIDTVEVGAFQGVSDSLHVLDLSNNRIRSVPKEAFSHLRARISLSNNPWSCECTLQEVLRELQLDPETVNEVVCHTAAQEEYAGKPVIQVLDSGINFCNIHHKTTDVAMFVTMFGWFTMVIAYVIYYVRHNQEDARRHLEYLKSLPSSSQISKDFDTISTVL, encoded by the coding sequence ATGCAGGACAGAGCAGGGCCTGATATGCCCAAGAAGACCCCTTTTGCCCTTTTGTGGAGTTTGCTCTTGGCAACACTCATATTAAACCCACCGGTGATGGCCTGTCCCTCAAGCTGTCACTGTATAGAGAAGAGCGGCATGACTGTGGTCCAGTGCATATCCCGCGGTCTGGACAAGATTCCCTCAGATCTTCCAAGAGATACCGTTGTCTTACTTTTAGGGTCcaaccacatcacacacatcccCAACCACGCGTTCAGAGAACTGCACTACCTTCAGGAGCTTGACCTGTCCAACAATGACATAGACACCGTGGAGGTAGGGGCTTTCCAAGGCGTGTCTGACAGCCTGCACGTCTTAGACCTTTCAAACAACCGCATCCGAAGCGTCCCCAAAGAGGCGTTTTCCCACCTCAGAGCGCGAATCAGCCTATCGAACAACCCGTGGTCCTGCGAGTGCACGCTGCAGGAGGTGCTGAGGGAGCTCCAGCTGGATCCTGAGACGGTGAACGAGGTCGTCTGCCACACAGCTGCCCAGGAGGAATACGCAGGGAAGCCAGTCATCCAGGTGCTGGACTCAGGGATCAACTTCTGCAACATTCATCACAAAACCACCGACGTCGCCATGTTCGTCACCATGTTCGGATGGTTCACCATGGTGATCGCGTACGTCATCTACTACGTGAGACACAATCAAGAGGATGCTAGGAGGCACCTGGAGTACCTCAAGTCCCTGCCAAGCAGCTCCCAGATCAGCAAAGACTTTGACACCATCAGCACCGTCCTCTAG